GAGGGGGGGCGGCCGGGGGAAAAGTACAACCTGGGAGGAGGTTGCGAGTTGACCAACCTGGAACTGGTCGACCGGCTCTGCGCGATTCTCGACGAGTTGCGGCCGCCTGCGGACAATCCCCGGATGCGGGACCGGGGATCGAACTCCTACGCCGACCTGAAGACTTTCGTCGCCGATCGGCCGGGGCATGACCGGCGCTACGCGATCGACGCGACCAAGATCCGCCGCGAGCTGGGCTGGACACCTCGTCATGACTTCGAGGCGGGGCTTCGGCGTACGGTGGAGTGGTATCTCGAGCATCGTTCCTGGTGCCAGGCCGTTCAGGAGAACAATTACGACCGGCAGCGGCTGGGGCTCGACCATGGCGCTGTCCGACACTGAAAGGAGGGGCCGCCGGGTGGACGCTGTTCCCCTCTGTGTCGACCTCGACGGCACCCTGGTCGCTACCGACACACTCTGGGAATCGGTGCGGAGGATCGTCGGTCGCCGGCCCTGGCGCCTGCCGGGATTGGGCCTCGCCCTGCTGCGGGGGCGGGTGGCGTTCAAGGCGGTGACGGCCGCGGCGGATGACTTCGAGGCCGACGCCTTGCCCTACCGGGAGGAGGTCCTCGACCTGGTGCGGCGCGCCCGCAGCGAGGGACGTCCGGTGCTGCTGGTCACCGCGGCCCACGAGAGTGTCGCCCTCGAGGTGGCCGCGCACCTGGGACTCTTCGACGAGGTGCTGGCCACGGGGGACGAGGAGAACCTCAAGGGTGCCGCCAAGGCTGCGGTGCTGGAGGGACGTTTCGGGCGGGGGGGCTTCGACTATGTCGGAGATTCCACCGCCGACCTGGCTGTCTTCGCCGTGGCTCGCAGGGCCTTTCTCGTCGCACCTTCCGGCTCGATGGCGAGGCGCGCTCGAGCGCTGACGGAGGGCAGGGGTGAGACGATCTGTCGCCGGCCTGCGCGCCTGAAGGCTCTGGTGGCCGCCTTGCGCCCCCACCAATGGTCGAAAAACGCCCTGATCCTGGCGCCGGCTTTGATGGGGCACGATCTGCCGGCTGCGTCCCAGGCGCTGGCGGGGATCTTCGCTTTTGTCGCCTTCAGCCTCTGCGCGTCCGCCGGTTACGTGCTCAACGACCTGGTGGACCTCGACGCGGATCGGCGTCATCGCAGCAAGCGCCGCCGGCCTTTCGCCCGGGGCGACCTGCCCCTCTACTGGGGGCCGTTTCTGGTCGTGGCGCTGCTCGCTGTTTCGGCGGGTCTGGCCTGGATCGCCACGCCGCCGATCTTCGTGGGCCTGCTCGGCTTCTATTTTCTGCTCAGCCTGGGCTACTCCTACGCCTTCAAGCGCCGTCCGGTGATCGACGTGCTGGTCCTGGCCGGGCTCTACACCTTGCGGCTGCTCTCGGGTGGGGTGGCGATGGGCATCGAGATTTCCGCGTGGCTGTTGGCTTTTTCGACCTTTCTCTTCTTTTCCCTGGCCATGGCCAAGCGGTATACGGAACTGCTGGCTCTCGAAGGGGGACGTGACGAGAAGATCGGGCGCCGGGGTTACCTCCGCCGCGACCTGGAGATGGTGGCCAGCATGGGGCCGGCCGCGGGCTACATCGCCGTGCTGGTCTTCGCCCTCTACCTGAACAGTGACCGCGTGCGGATGAACTACGAGGAGCCTTTCGTGCTCTGGCTGGCGGCGCCGTTGCTGCTGTACTGGATCACCAGGATCTGGTTCCTGGCGCACCGCGGGGAGCTCGATGACGATCCGGTGAAGTTCGCCCTGGTGGATCCCGAGAGCTGGGTTTGTGCCGGGCTGGTTCTGTTGATCGCGGCCCTGGCTCGATACTTGCCGAACATCGACCTGATCCAGCTCGTTCCCTAGCAGCCCGCTTCGCAAGCCTCTTCCGCCGTTCGAAAAGACCGGTTCCGCCGACGGGTGTCTTCTGGGGGGGCTTTTCGCCGGTGGGGGCGACGGAACGAAAGAAAGGGGCCCGGCTTGGCCGGGCCCCTGTTGTCGATGACGCCGGGAGCGATGACTGGGGGTGAGTTCGAGGGGTTAGGAGTGGGTCTCAGGTCGGCGAGAGGGGTTGGAAGCCCGCCGGTGCCCTCGGAATGGCCCCCGGCGTCGGTCTAGTCCTCGATCGTGCCCGGAGCCGTATCGGCCCAGAGGATACCGTCGCCCCAGAGGATGCCGTCGGCCCAGGCGGCCATGTCACCCCAGAGGATGCCGTCGCCCCAGAGGATACCGTCGCCCCAAACCGCGCCGTCACCGTAGACCTTGTCGAAGCCGGTGAGCAGAGCCGGGCGGCCGTCACGGGGGGTGATCAGGTAGAGGCTGACGCCGGCAGGGTGCCGTGCCACCAGGGGGGAGCTGGAGTTGAAGTGACCGATACCGGCCACTTCGTCGGAGAGTTCCATGGCCGCTTCCACGTCCATGTAGCCGGCGCCGCGGGCGAAGACGTCCACGCCCTCGAGCTTCTCGGCAGAACGCATCAGTACGGCCTTGACCGCGTCGTTGGTCATGTTCGGATGGCGCTCGAGGAGCAGGGCCGCGGCACCGCTGACGACGCCGGCCGCCATGCTGGTTCCGGAAAGCTCGATGCCTTCGTCGGTGAGCTTTTCCGGGTGCTCGGTGGCCAGGGTCGAACCGGGAGCCACCGGGCCGACGATGCGGTTGCCCGGAGCGACCAGGTCAGGCTTGACCACGAAGTCACCCCAGGAAGGACCACGGCTGCTGTAGGTCGTCACTTCGTCGTCGCCGCGGGCGATGGTGTTGAAGTCGTTCATCGCGCCGGCGGTGATCACCAGGGGATCGTTGCCCGGAGCGTTGATCGTCATGCTGCCGTCACGGCCGCGGTTACCGGCGGAGGCCACCACGGTCAGGCCGGCGGCCCAGGCGCGACGGACCGCGATGTTGACCGGGTCGTAGCGGAAGGACATGCGCGGCGCGTAACCCAGAGAGAGGTTGACCACCTGGATGCCGTACTCTTCGCGGTGGGTGATGACCCAGTCCATGGCCGCCAGGACGTCGGAGAGCCGGCCGCGCCCCTCGGCGTCGAGCACCCGCAGGACCACCAGGTTGGCTTCCGGTGCCAGGCCCTTGTCACCGGCGACGATGCCGGCGATGTGGGTGCCGTGGCCGAAACCATCGACAGCCTGTCCGCCGTCTTCGACGAAGTCGACCCGGGCCAGCACGCGCTCTTCGGGGAGGGCGGCTTCAGGGGTCAGGCCGGAGTCGATCAGCGCCACCGTCACGCCGCGGCCGGTGTGGCCGTAGCGCTGCCAGGCGATGTCTGCGTTGGTGGCGGCGCGGGCGACGTCCAGGTTGGCCCGCAAGACGCGGTCCTCGGTGATGGTCAGGACATCGGCGGCCTGGCTCAGGCGCTCG
The Acidobacteriota bacterium DNA segment above includes these coding regions:
- a CDS encoding UbiA family prenyltransferase — protein: MDAVPLCVDLDGTLVATDTLWESVRRIVGRRPWRLPGLGLALLRGRVAFKAVTAAADDFEADALPYREEVLDLVRRARSEGRPVLLVTAAHESVALEVAAHLGLFDEVLATGDEENLKGAAKAAVLEGRFGRGGFDYVGDSTADLAVFAVARRAFLVAPSGSMARRARALTEGRGETICRRPARLKALVAALRPHQWSKNALILAPALMGHDLPAASQALAGIFAFVAFSLCASAGYVLNDLVDLDADRRHRSKRRRPFARGDLPLYWGPFLVVALLAVSAGLAWIATPPIFVGLLGFYFLLSLGYSYAFKRRPVIDVLVLAGLYTLRLLSGGVAMGIEISAWLLAFSTFLFFSLAMAKRYTELLALEGGRDEKIGRRGYLRRDLEMVASMGPAAGYIAVLVFALYLNSDRVRMNYEEPFVLWLAAPLLLYWITRIWFLAHRGELDDDPVKFALVDPESWVCAGLVLLIAALARYLPNIDLIQLVP
- a CDS encoding S8 family peptidase, whose product is MQRRLGILISTLALVAIAAGMVFGAVPERVKVSAELVQLFENAATDTTGDATVPVVIQLREGATLPAALEGLSEDFRSTRLGAITGRLDRQTLERLSQAADVLTITEDRVLRANLDVARAATNADIAWQRYGHTGRGVTVALIDSGLTPEAALPEERVLARVDFVEDGGQAVDGFGHGTHIAGIVAGDKGLAPEANLVVLRVLDAEGRGRLSDVLAAMDWVITHREEYGIQVVNLSLGYAPRMSFRYDPVNIAVRRAWAAGLTVVASAGNRGRDGSMTINAPGNDPLVITAGAMNDFNTIARGDDEVTTYSSRGPSWGDFVVKPDLVAPGNRIVGPVAPGSTLATEHPEKLTDEGIELSGTSMAAGVVSGAAALLLERHPNMTNDAVKAVLMRSAEKLEGVDVFARGAGYMDVEAAMELSDEVAGIGHFNSSSPLVARHPAGVSLYLITPRDGRPALLTGFDKVYGDGAVWGDGILWGDGILWGDMAAWADGILWGDGILWADTAPGTIED